In Candidatus Neomarinimicrobiota bacterium, the genomic stretch CCTGGCGAACCCATCCCGAACTTGCCAGGCAGATCGATAATGCCGCCAGGGATAAGGGTGCCACGGTCCTTTCTACCGGGGTGAATCCGGGTTTTTTAATGGACTTCCTGCCGATGGTACTGACCCGTATTGCGAGGCGAGTGGATGCAGTGAGGGTGGAGCGGGTGCAGGATGCCGGCACGCGCCGGGAGGCTTTCCAGCGGAAGGTCGGCGCCGGACTTTCCGTTAAGCAGTTTGACCAGCGGGTAGCTGCAGGTTCCGCCAGCTGGCGGATCAGTCACGCCGGTCTGACTGCTTCGGTGGAGCTGCTGGTGGTGGGCCTGGGATGGCAATTGGAGGAGGTCACCGAGACTATAGAACCGGTTATTGCTCGGAGCTCACAGCGTACCGACCACGTAGGGATTGAAGCCGGACAGGTGGCTGGCGTCAATCAGGCAAGCCGAGGCATGCGCGGCGGTCAGGAAGCTATCACACTAAATTTTCGGGCCGCTGTCGGGGAACCTGAGTCCTTCGACCGTATTCGCATTGAGGGTGAGCCAGCTCTGGAAGCGACCTTCCCAGCTGGGGTTCCCGGGGATGTGGCTACCGGAGCGGTTACGGTCAGCGCCATGCCGCTGGTCATAAAGTCCAAACCGGGGCTGAGGACCATGGCGGACCTGTGGCCGATGTAGTGAACCAGTTCGACTATGTGAGATACTACCTGGGTTCTGGCTCCGGCTAATGCTCCTGGGATTTGTTGGTGGTAGTCATTATGGTATATTGAGAGGGAGGAGAGAGCTATGATCGTCGATGTAGTAATGCCCAAGATGGGCGAATCGATTACGGAAGGAACCATTATTGAGTGGAAGGTCGACATTGGTGACATTATCAAGCAGGATGAACCGTTGCTGGAAATTTCAACTGACAAGGTGGAGTCCGAAATTCCCTCACCGGCATCAGGTATAGTGAAGGAAATACTGTGTGAGCCAAACAGTACCGTGGAAGTGGGGGCGGTGATCGCCCGCATTGATACCGAGGTGGAGGTGGCAGGCGCGACGACGCCAGAAGCCGAGG encodes the following:
- a CDS encoding dihydrodipicolinate reductase, coding for MVTKIRVIQIGLGYIGLAVTQILAERKGYKLVAAVDINPDLIGRDLGELAGISGRLGVSVSGSVSEALSATRSDVAVLTTTSRMEGITPQVLELAGHGLRVVSTCEELVYPWRTHPELARQIDNAARDKGATVLSTGVNPGFLMDFLPMVLTRIARRVDAVRVERVQDAGTRREAFQRKVGAGLSVKQFDQRVAAGSASWRISHAGLTASVELLVVGLGWQLEEVTETIEPVIARSSQRTDHVGIEAGQVAGVNQASRGMRGGQEAITLNFRAAVGEPESFDRIRIEGEPALEATFPAGVPGDVATGAVTVSAMPLVIKSKPGLRTMADLWPM